A region of Diceros bicornis minor isolate mBicDic1 chromosome 31, mDicBic1.mat.cur, whole genome shotgun sequence DNA encodes the following proteins:
- the LOC131395827 gene encoding olfactory receptor 8J3-like produces MAPGNFTRVTEFILTGVSERPDLQIPLFFVFLLIYGLTVAGNLSIITLTSVDSQLQTPMYFFLRHLAVINLGNSTVIAPKMLINFLVKKKTTFYYECATQLGVFLVFIVAEVFMLAVMAYDRYVAICNPLLYMVVVSRRICLLLVSLTHLYSFSVAVVASSSVFSVSYCSSNVINHFFCDIAPLLALSCSDTYFPETVVFILAATDLIFSIVIVAASYFNIVLSILRIHSSEGRNKAFSTCASHMMAVTVFYGTMLFMYVQPQTNHSMDTDKMASVFYTVVIPMLNPMIYSLRNKDVKAALKRFLTNSCRYFKSM; encoded by the coding sequence ATGGCTCCTGGAAATTTCACCAGGGTCACTGAATTTATTCTCACAGGCGTCTCAGAGCGTCCAGACCTCCAGATCCCACTCTTCTTTGTGTTCCTGCTCATCTATGGACTGACCGTGGCCGGGAACCTGAGCATCATCACTCTCACCAGTGTTGACTCTCAACTTCAGAcccccatgtactttttcctccGACATTTGGCTGTCATCAATCTTGGCAATTCTACTGTCATTGCCCCTAAAATGCTCATCAATTTTTTAGTAAAGAAGAAAACCACCTTCTACTATGAATGTGCCACCCAACTGGGAGTATTCTTGGTTTTCATTGTAGCTGAGGTTTTCATGTTAgctgtgatggcctatgaccgctatgtggccatctgtaatCCCCTGCTCTACATGGTGGTGGTGTCTCGGCGGATCTGCCTTCTGCTGGTGTCCCTCACACACCTCTACAGCTTTTCAGTAGCTGTCGTGGCTTCATCTTCTGTATTCTCTGTGTCTTATTGCTCTTCCAATGTCATCAATCATTTTTTCTGTGATATTGCCCCACTATTAGCATTGTCCTGCTCTGATACCTATTTTCCAGAAACAGTGGTTTTTATCCTTGCAGCTACAGATTTGATTTTTTCCATTGTCATAGTTGCAGCATCTTATTTCAACATTGTTTTGTCCATTCTAAGGATACATTCatcagaaggaagaaataaagcctTTTCCACGTGTGCTTCACATATGATGGCAGTCACAGTTTTCTATGGGACAATGCTATTCATGTATGTGCAGCCTCAAACTAACCATTCAATGGATACTGATAAAATGGCTTCTGTGTTTTACACAGTGGTGATTCCAATGTTGAATCCCATGATCTACAGCCTGCGGAATAAGGACGTGAAGGCTGCCTTAAAGAGATTTCTGACAAATTCATGCCGTTATTTTAAATCCATGTGA